A genomic stretch from Helianthus annuus cultivar XRQ/B chromosome 1, HanXRQr2.0-SUNRISE, whole genome shotgun sequence includes:
- the LOC118482119 gene encoding uncharacterized protein LOC118482119: MTDLIDFKPTWIRSEIWKQMLDHWNTPKRKAKSLRNKDIRSRATGGKHTLGSQSYVTMKRKAKRKLGRELTVREAWKQAHFRKRSRPLDKDLSCSSSLLLDVDSEGDAQEENLVWVDARAEETWVKYEGFLEEKYGKERNKHPNFDKDLWSRAEGKKKGKV, from the exons ATGACCGATCTTATTGACTTTAAACCAACATGGATAAGATCTGAGATATGGAAACAAATGCTTGACCATTGGAACACACCTAAGAGGAAAGCAAAGTCTTTAAGAAACAAAGACATTAGAAGTAGGGCAACCGGCGGCAAACATACACTAGGATCTCAATCCTATGTGACCATGAAAAGAAAAGCG AAAAGGAAACTTGGGCGTGAATTGACAGTTCGTGAAGCGTGGAAGCAAGCACACTTCAGGAAACGAAGTCGACCATTGGATAAAGATCTAAGTTGTAGCAGTTCACTACTTTTGGATGTTGATTCTGAAGGGGACGCTCAAGAAGAAAATCTTGTATGGGTTGATGCTAGGGCAGAGGAGACTTGG GTTAAATATGAAGGTTTTCTTGAGGAGAAGTATGGGAAAGAACGTAATAAACATCCAAATTTTGACAAAGACTTGTGGTCACGAGCTGAGGGCAAGAAGAAAGGAAAAGTGTAG